A single Vulpes lagopus strain Blue_001 chromosome 3, ASM1834538v1, whole genome shotgun sequence DNA region contains:
- the LOC121487790 gene encoding adenylate kinase isoenzyme 6-like, which translates to MLLPNILLTGTPGVGKTTLGKELASGSGLKYINVGDLAQEGQLYDGYDEEYDCPILDEDRVVDELENQMSEGGVIVDYHGCDFFPERWFHIVFVLQADNSVLYKRLETRGYNEKKLKDNIQCEIFQVLYEEALASYKEEIVHQLPSNKPEDLEDNINQILKWIEQWVKDHSS; encoded by the coding sequence ATGTTGCTCCCGAACATCCTGCTCACCGGTACCCCGGGGGTTGGAAAAACCACACTAGGCAAAGAACTTGCATCGGGATCAGGACTGAAATACATTAATGTGGGTGATTTAGCTCAAGAAGGGCAATTATATGATGGCTACGATGAAGAGTATGATTGCCCCATTTTAGATGAAGACAGAGTAGTTGATGAATTAGAAAACCAAATGAGTGAAGGTGGAGTTATTGTTGATTACCATGGTTGTGATTTCTTCCCTGAACGCTGGTTCCATATAGTTTTTGTGCTGCAAGCAGATAACAGTGTACTGTACAAAAGACTAGAAACAAGGGGTTATAATGAgaagaaactaaaagacaatatTCAGTGTGAAATTTTTCAAGTTCTTTATGAGGAAGCATTAGCATCCTACAAAGAAGAAATAGTACATCAGCTGCCCAGCAATAAACCAGAAGATCTGGAAGATAACATCAATCAGATACTGAAGTGGATTGAGCAGTGGGTCAAGGATCATAGCTCCTGA